The following proteins are co-located in the Dehalococcoides mccartyi 195 genome:
- a CDS encoding DUF7305 domain-containing protein — MISMKKLIKGEKGASLAIALIFLAIGAIMLPPLLMLIGSGLQQGTAIEERTAGIYDSDAGVEWAINLIKTGGEGVTDSDGNIGLPNQDSPRRYILSALNGDTLEVKLTYHNVGSYYEVVSKASLNGKSITTRATLKYQLGGSGLFDNAITSLDGDVIIKNNTTVSSFPNMDNGNIIANGDIIVGSSANIDIEGSATASGTITGGVGNIEQGYFPNTAINTSTLDTSLFMLEAMSAADGTIKIASAYNSGGTINGDTHLIGNLSISSNKTLTVNENLYIEGSFTTTSNSTFNFGGTALYVSGNLDFKSNSHINFTNPAGCLVYVAGSMTVSSNNTFNGPLTFIANGNLTLNSNTDCLLTPNQRPPLIISETGTVIIDSNVDIIGIVYAPNGHLELSANTDITGCVIAQSITMNSNSSITFRTDWNLSALDPYLNGNSVELKILTWDTQTVLGG, encoded by the coding sequence TCACTGGCCATAGCCCTTATCTTTCTGGCAATAGGTGCCATCATGTTGCCTCCCCTGCTGATGCTGATAGGTTCCGGACTTCAACAGGGTACAGCTATTGAGGAACGTACTGCAGGGATTTATGATTCGGATGCCGGAGTGGAATGGGCTATAAATCTTATCAAAACCGGCGGCGAAGGAGTAACTGACTCTGACGGGAATATTGGTCTGCCAAACCAAGATTCCCCTCGTCGCTATATCCTGTCCGCCCTTAACGGCGATACCTTAGAAGTAAAACTGACCTACCATAACGTAGGCAGTTATTATGAAGTGGTCTCAAAAGCCAGCCTGAACGGCAAATCCATCACCACTCGGGCCACCTTAAAATATCAGCTAGGTGGAAGCGGGCTGTTTGATAATGCCATTACCTCTCTTGACGGTGATGTAATTATAAAGAACAACACCACTGTTTCCTCATTTCCCAATATGGATAATGGTAATATAATCGCCAATGGCGATATTATCGTAGGTTCTTCAGCTAATATTGATATCGAAGGTTCTGCTACCGCCAGCGGCACAATAACTGGTGGGGTAGGCAATATTGAACAAGGCTATTTCCCCAATACCGCCATAAATACTTCAACACTGGATACTTCTTTATTTATGCTTGAGGCAATGAGTGCTGCTGATGGCACTATTAAAATAGCCAGTGCCTACAATTCTGGCGGTACTATAAATGGAGACACCCATCTAATTGGCAATCTCAGCATCAGCAGCAATAAAACCCTTACAGTTAACGAAAACCTTTATATAGAAGGCTCATTCACAACAACAAGCAATTCCACATTTAACTTCGGGGGAACAGCTCTTTACGTAAGTGGTAATCTGGATTTCAAATCAAACTCGCATATAAATTTTACTAACCCTGCCGGTTGTCTTGTTTACGTTGCTGGCTCAATGACTGTATCTTCAAACAATACTTTTAATGGTCCGCTCACATTTATCGCTAACGGCAACCTTACACTGAATTCCAATACAGATTGTCTTCTTACCCCGAATCAACGCCCCCCTCTTATTATTTCCGAAACAGGCACAGTAATTATAGATAGCAATGTTGATATTATCGGAATTGTTTATGCCCCGAATGGGCATCTTGAACTTTCAGCAAATACCGATATAACCGGCTGTGTAATTGCCCAAAGTATCACCATGAACAGCAACTCTTCCATCACTTTCCGCACTGACTGGAATTTATCTGCACTTGATCCATATCTCAATGGTAATTCTGTTGAACTTAAAATACTCACATGGGACACACAGACTGTACTAGGCGGCTAA